A genomic region of Salinibacter pepae contains the following coding sequences:
- a CDS encoding RNA polymerase sigma factor, whose translation MPESAFDPDRVRDAQNGDEQARNGLLRRLEPILRGYFIKRIGAETDVDDLVQNTLVRIHESLDDLEKPGSLKSFAMKAALFELQDYYRGRYDMKEHLRDPDLPLGQSTDPEDRSAQVDVETALDALTPKAQRIMELREYGYLYREIAQMLDTTEAAVKMQVKRAFETMKDALTALLLLAWLFGL comes from the coding sequence ATGCCTGAGTCCGCGTTCGATCCGGATCGTGTTCGAGACGCCCAGAACGGGGACGAACAGGCCCGGAACGGGCTCCTCCGTCGCCTAGAGCCCATTCTGCGGGGCTACTTCATCAAGCGCATCGGGGCCGAGACCGACGTTGATGATCTGGTGCAGAATACGCTGGTGCGCATCCACGAAAGCCTCGACGATCTTGAGAAGCCGGGCAGCCTGAAGTCGTTCGCCATGAAGGCGGCCCTGTTCGAACTGCAGGACTACTACCGTGGGCGCTACGACATGAAAGAGCACCTGCGCGACCCGGACCTGCCCCTGGGACAGTCGACGGACCCGGAGGACCGGAGTGCCCAGGTGGACGTGGAGACGGCCCTCGACGCCCTCACGCCGAAGGCACAGCGCATCATGGAGCTGCGGGAGTACGGATACCTCTACCGGGAGATTGCCCAGATGCTCGACACGACGGAGGCGGCGGTCAAGATGCAGGTAAAGCGTGCCTTCGAAACCATGAAGGATGCACTGACGGCCCTGCTCCTTCTCGCCTGGCTTTTTGGGCTGTAG